In the genome of Penaeus vannamei isolate JL-2024 chromosome 26, ASM4276789v1, whole genome shotgun sequence, one region contains:
- the Lrrk gene encoding leucine-rich repeat serine/threonine-protein kinase 1 isoform X7 gives MADFVETDSPLPTPTLQRKSVRMSDTGEGERAPPPFVRKCCVRKKASSETGSADARTHKRRARKKERPLDACVATSFRSLTGSERGAGDACNAGPKQSPKRRKSGDADSPRGPRTPIPAGVQSPRKVAKYGPSHAGDGEGEEARPVANGWHGAKHKGLPDTGRPNGDAGRVRMRRRSEEQHSALSSAKKRMFRSSEALDAAVAAARLDGVAERRDLAGERYTTRSGESSEDTDSETAVVGVSYKPINVSGECWRFVGDGASGEPGGGKAESARAREERLNGRNLAKGDGGAPRERRRWNSNQESRLSEDRTMSALWSNLRQDIQSGSRVIRDGTEDVGTEATEASPRSPPARTAPLSIQPQSARRTADILVQTPIVRREWKRLSSSLVEGNAAVPSALNASGRRLPSRASRTRWSMFADMDLPRMLAQQKDSLGQMRYGEIFGSIQMPRKASLGVEEGREVTEARFSPGHTMPEKNYECTTGETFRENDEKENSPLRNQGRTNYGRRSLRDVEEVLEAARTFPSVPAALNTQMKGAHGEAVAPSKDIIFSKFALKSALDRNEWKRKGGRFSFDRLVHVCSETVAQSIRQCIAESPDEVPANVKDIGLERGAAIIGDMIREFVATLPSDADKKEGEASKGEGGAEGEDGKDVTPLAEDKTIVHEAKDDDDDGKETPTSPPTPPPDEIREALLDDDEAETIKDSSSPRTSQDICDDNTSDEVPDGVRISGCGGTFVLPSFKKLEEPKVVSRRGSVDAQESSRIRLSKTGKIEVVDASEVGDEPDSITEEGGDRLESEDEGRFQDSVSSQQEGPDAPSARRSSFTERFNLWRMSWKYKNDSQPPSRSESLKIRLMQRRGSGSEFSMSYDSVRRSMSGNLNDLFSGGGQRRASTVETPRLARRNSEQKVSYPRRGSLTNLIFRSASDTSASQRLNVDDRLRKINKMDKASVERASDAYSYFFDYPVLHQDARELARQELHSALRESCSRGDVSRAKAILRDLGAEAEIIINSAPNGSNTLLFKACEEGQREMVRLLLDHGADGRIHPVTKYSPLYIACYYGRRDIAEMLLKKFPTLVNVSTVERWLPLHACIINGHTSVLELLLKFPYPEEALRKYWDKTGQYEYEMAFDINMKDVTGQSALYLACYVGNQKLVDLLLKHRIQATKVKTKEEIEKERQQKEMDSSSNDSKSSSRENTKTSIDSTSDLAEKSDDVASPTKHRISGGIQALMSKLNLVKTDANQKDNMISPLDIDMYCNSNTETALHIAVKNKHHSIVSMLLAAGANPNLRVYLPDDEMARLAEDEYIFTDCFRNKNFHSNFDYVYKEIRLYQAIWGNKIPSGSTALVEACRNRDLGMLDLLLKSHARDDECKALFIAAHAKDEIIVSKLLALKAHPDPEFKVNKRALEIKPSQQFSSLSVSNAGGVYSSLAPSTPVMINWHGQRCLSYLKDQWLVDASVNLNPKLRLSPRNQVIALYAITRLDISNNALTELPDMIFQLPSLKTLNAAQNKIEKLPPNIGHFIDGTVTLPRKGSKKELVIGPLSVLEEVHLQDNRLDSLPDGIFTLPTLQLLDVSNNKLSSLPYKIWTAPKLRELNASLNLLHDLPVRPEGQGHDSGMSSDAVSEVSDEDSLSSASELQLSLMDDSTDESPARRKTPDHRGVLSLGKHGNVITCCRRRDLKHHSLWSNTVEIQESLVGVRETEEETMSNLQSLNLSHNSFTSVPSGLACLALSLNRLNLSYNRLSEMGAATCYPVGLKQLDLSHNRIRAWPTVSRSESLESLESTLPSCYALAEVSRSAKFACQVQTSKLHPFSFLPPHNYIGRKYSQNLNVNRVRGGTSSPLGVSPTPGLCIHRRHIRLESLRTLILADNSLTRLNLYLDDNEFSVVSEVDENEASPVRSSAPRKSWLLFPNLSMLDVSNNLLRELPTTLHELTNLSVLNISGNTDITELPPEMGLLSRLWNLNTRACSLQEPLKSMIDSKKYKTMDVIGYLKSILEDARPYARMKLMIVGVQGIGKTSLLEQLRQEGTGSYRKKPVEHWAKRMGNKNINTRTSRGTSMSTVGVDIGDWIFEKKVRGHSNYGPVVFRTWDFGGQKEYYATHQYFLSKRSLYLVVWKISDGERGVAEILQWLVNIQARAPNSPVLIVGTHYDLVKEKFPPSWSEDLQQMIRDRFINVIDADKLGLPRVLDTIEVSCKTRHNIKLLCNLIYDTVFSLKTPGSKERLLEQRIPASYLALEDVVGVLALERRVQGRDPVLPADKYQALVTQEMSARGHRPFRDSAELNQATTFLHENGVMLHYEDATLKDLYFLDPQWLCDMLAHVVTIREINPFARNGIMKLDDLKHVFKSSTCAPMDAKSYIVNLLNKFEVALTWDNRTLLIPSLLPSEEQLRSGLPGMDVRVKIPVRSRGWAVRSKKFSSSTGSTIVGNSAFYMTNADVRKPARPLSYHGLTTEAIGSPKKESEEVGLTPSADPPAVQVTHRSAPHAAIRRLLLMSYFPSGFWSRLITRILADDAVVDIIRNYFVMPREVLNDRDLSSVLGGQAEWVCWQTGMELHYAHTTLFRMREVLPLHMHCQPSHGPHTPTHGASHTSQLTYDYKSMRFLVRQEGVWSDVEVNNSAVLEIILPNEAVVIKRPLQENDATSTAADILACGIQSVVLDPAPECVAKLLSLAVDHIDTLLEDWYPTLGTRFVHTSEGKFLVTRLVPCPVCLECHGQHEGPGNHPQARHLPDNWGSFVEMNPLYCSMTASQISQGHPLVGVPSPQPGGRSSTSSTAAGVGGGGTVGGGVSPGGAAIGGNMSPQLPRRSWGSRESYTSDGDSGVGAESTTSRYFVMNCKCRSQHLYIFNCRKPSAEGRPDLDNSGNNEGETSGGQEVTPVVYSFMVEECILAAYTARSVPCPLHADLLLAQIAPDTVFLDLGDRYLVRPELIKQGKLLGRGGFGFVFQGACRNRASGAPMDVALKMLQPVDPGTSARQSAIVAYKAAQSKWERDPLQYACKAYCSARQEVNILLSLRHPHIVPLVGVCPRPLALVLELAPQGALDQCLKHYQRSGARLSLHTLQAVVLQVAKALEYLHGQHIIYRDLKSENVLVWELPPPFHHQPQPKVDVRLADYGISRSSLPTGTKGFGGTEGFMAPEMMRHNGEEEYTEKVDCFSFGMFMYELLTTHQPYEHCDNVKEHVLEGGRPALTHRETEYPVYVLDLMVMCWSQQPRLRPSASQIVSIASAPEFTHLLDVASLDHSLNIMDAIRVPPVLVKDEDGELVVRDQGSIWVSRTSPQLDMVGAGEWGWGAYTSIEGLPDTITAMCCVGEYVWLGDSAGNIHGYSTRDYGRVFSYCLEPDAPQSSPVRSLCSLHALGRVAVALCNGRLFLCSSDVTPTSPVLGEGSFVMTELAGSTQEIHCLAVAQTPTTWSLWCGGSEGTMSIFSLRDDGLVVSQDSVSHFTTSTPPPSGDACDVLILHAPQTISAVSRHLRNSIWSYVYPGCVVYHWDVKEKKLVNRLDCSKLVPCSESLQSISIEEHLSPSQCQVSAVAVCGGEVYVGTTWGCVVVAEAESMRPITVFRPYEDEVRAIVPLPPTSVIVEPELGSGDVSDSSEGDIERLMNPVPLLATIGKGYRNLLGRYAPIPRSAQPEPGAQRAMYCLLWRAHHWLNT, from the exons ATGGCAGACTTTGTAGAGACGGACAGCCCGCTGCCCACGCCCACACTGCAGAGGAAGAGTGTCAGGATGAGTGACACCGGCGAGGGCGAGCGCGCGCCGCCGCCCTTCGTCCGCAAGTGCTGCGTGAGGAAGAAGGCGTCCTCCGAGACCGGGTCGGCGGACGCCAGGACGCACAAacggagggcgaggaagaaggagcgCCCACTGGACGCGTGCGTCGCCACCTCCTTCAGGTCCCTGACGGGGTCCGAACGCGGCGCTGGCGACGCTTGCAACGCGGGCCCCAAGCAGAGTCCGAAGAGGAGGAAGTCGGGGGACGCCGACAGCCCTCGAGGCCCTAGGACGCCCATCCCCGCGGGCGTGCAGAGTCCGCGGAAGGTGGCCAAGTACGGGCCGTCGCACGCCGGTGATGGCGAGGGCGAGGAGGCCAGGCCCGTGGCCAACGGCTGGCACGGGGCCAAGCACAAAGGGCTGCCGGACACGGGCAGGCCGAACGGCGACGCAGGCCGGGTCAGGATGAGGAGGCGGTCGGAGGAGCAGCACAGCGCCCTCAGCAGCGCCAAGAAGAGAATGTTCCGGAGCAGCGAGGCGCTGGACGCGGCGGTGGCAGCGGCGCGGCTGGACGGCGTGGCCGAGCGCCGCGACCTCGCCGGCGAGCGCTACACGACGCGCAGTGGCGAGAGCAGCGAGGACACGGACAGCGAGACGGCCGTGGTGGGCGTGAGCTACAAGCCCATCAACGTCTCCGGGGAGTGCTGGCGCTTCGTCGGCGACGGCGCGAGCGGCGAGCCCGGAGGCGGGAAGGCGGAGTCCGCCAGGGCGCGCGAGGAAAGGCTGAACGGCAGGAACTTGGCGAAGGGAGACGGGGGGGCGCCGAGGGAGAGGCGGCGCTGGAACAGCAACCAGGAGAGCAGGCTTTCGGAAGACAGGACGATGAGCGCCCTTTGGTCTAACCTTCGGCAGGACATACAAAGCGGCTCACGGGTAATTAGGGACGGCACGGAGGACGTCGGCACGGAGGCCACGGAGGCGTCCCCCAGAAGCCCCCCGGCACGCACAGCGCCGCTTAGCATTCAGCCACAGTCCGCAAGGAGGACCGCAGACATCCTCGTGCAGACGCCCATCGTGAGGCGTGAGTGGAAGCGCCTTTCGTCTTCGCTCGTCGAAGGGAACGCCGCTGTTCCGAGCGCACTAAACGCCTCTGGCCGGAGACTGCCGTCCAGGGCCAGTCGCACACGCTGGTCCATGTTCGCCGACATGGACCTCCCCAGGATGCTGGCCCAACAGAAGGACTCGCTCGGCCAGATGCGCTACGGGGAGATCTTCGGTAGCATCCAGATGCCGCGGAAGGCAAGcctgggggttgaggaggggcgggaggtcaCGGAGGCCAGGTTCAGCCCAGGTCACACGATGCCAGAGAAGAATTATGAGTGCACAACTGGAGAAACTTTTCGCGAGAACGACGAGAAAGAAAATTCGCCCTTGAGAAACCAAGGGAGAACGAACTATGGCAGGAGGAGTCTGAGGGACGTTGAGGAGGTGCTGGAGGCTGCTCGCACGTTCCCTTCCGTGCCCGCTGCACTAAACACTCAAATGAAAGGTGCGCACGGGGAGGCTGTCGCGCCGTCGAAAGACATCATCTTTTCAAAATTCGCTCTGAAATCGGCTCTAGATCGCAacgagtggaagaggaaaggagggagattctCGTTCGACAGACTGGTCCACGTGTGCAGCGAGACCGTGGCGCAGAGCATCCGACAGTGCATCGCCGAATCCCCCGACGAAGTCCCCGCCAACGTCAAGGACATCGGCCTGGAGAGAGGGGCGGCCATCATCGGGGACATGATCAGGGAGTTTGTGGCCACGCTCCCCTCCGACGCcgataagaaggagggggaggctagCAAAGGAGAGGGCGGCGCGGAGGGCGAAGACGGGAAGGACGTCACGCCCCTCGCGGAAGACAAGACGATTGTCCACGAGGccaaagacgacgacgacgacggcaagGAGACGCCAACGTCGCCGCCGACGCCTCCTCCTGACGAGATAAGAGAAGCCTTACTCGACGACGATGAGGCGGAAACCATAAAAGATTCATCCTCGCCAAGAACGAGTCAAGATATCTGCGATGATAACACTTCAGACGAGGTGCCTGACGGAGTAAGAATAAGTGGCTGTGGCGGCACGTTCGTGTTGCCATCCTTCAAGAAGCTGGAGGAGCCCAAAGTTGTGAGCAGGAGAGGCTCCGTGGACGCGCAGGAGTCGTCGCGAATCCGGCTGAGCAAGACAGGGAAGATCGAGGTCGTGGACGCGAGCGAAGTGGGCGACGAGCCCGACTCCATCACGGAGGAGGGCGGCGACCGCCTCGAGTCGGAGGACGAAGGCAGATTCCAGGACAGCGTAAGCTCCCAGCAGGAAGGCCCCGATGCGCCCTCGGCCAGGAGGAGCAGCTTCACGGAGCGGTTCAACCTGTGGCGGATGTCGTGGAAGTATAAGAACGACAGCCAGCCGCCCAGTCGCAGCGAATCGCTCAAGATACGGCTGATGCAGCGGCGCGGGAGCGGTTCCGAATTCAGCATGAGTTACGACAGCGTGCGGCGCTCGATGTCAGGGAACTTGAACGACCTGTTTTCCGGGGGCGGTCAGAGGCGCGCGAGTACCGTGGAGACACCGAGGCTTGCCAGGAGGAACTCGGAGCAAAAGGTGTCGTATCCGAGGCGAGGGTCGCTTACCAATCTGATCTTTAGGAGTGCTAGCGACACCAGCGCCTCCCAGAGGTTGAATGTGGACGATAGACTCCGGAAGATCAACAAGATGGACAAGGCGTCGGTCGAGCGGGCCTCGGATGCCTACAGCTACTTCTTCGACTACCCTGTCCTGCACCAAG aCGCGAGAGAGCTTGCCCGCCAGGAACTCCACTCCGCCCTCCGCGAGTCCTGCAGCCGCGGCGATGTGTCCCGGGCGAAGGCTATCCTGCGGGACCTCGGCGCCGAGGCTGAGATCATCATCAACTCGGCGCCCAACGGATCCAACACGCTGCTCTTCAA AGCATGCGAGGAGGGGCAGCGAGAGATGGTGCGACTGTTGCTTGACCATGGTGCAGACGGAAGGATCCATCCAGTCACCAAATACTCGCCTTTGTACATTGCGTGCTACTATGGCCGCAGGGACATCGCTGAAATGCTGCTTAAG AAATTTCCAACTTTAGTCAATGTGTCAACTGTAGAGCGATGGTTACCCTTGCATGCTTGCATCATCAACGGCCACACTTCCGTTCTGGAACTGTTGCTCAAGTTTCCATATCCAGAGGAAGCTTTGAGAAAGTATTG GGACAAAACTGGGCAGTATGAGTATGAGATGGCATTTGACATCAATATGAAAGATGTCACTGGACAAAGTGCTTTGTACTTAGCTTGTTATGTTGGCAACCAAAAACTTGTGGACCTTCTTTTGAAGCACAGAATACAAGCAACCAAAGTTAAG ACCAAAGAAGAAATCGAGAAGGAGAGACAGCAGAAAGAAATGGACTCAAGCAGCAACGACTCCAAGTCCAGCAGTAGAGAGAACACAAAGACGAGCATTGACTCCACCTCGGACTTAGCAGAGAAGAGCGATGATGTTGCCAGCCCAACCAAGCACCGCATTTCGGGAGGGATTCAGGCCCTGATGTCGAAACTGAATCTCGTGAAAACAGATGCCAATCAAAAGGATAACATGATATCACCGCTTGATATCGATATGTATTGTAATAGCAACACAG AGACGGCTCTTCACATAGCTGTGAAGAACAAGCATCACAGTATTGTGTCAATGCTGTTAGCAGCTGGAGCCAACCCCAACCTGCGAGTGTATCTGCCAGATGACGAAATGGCTAGATTAGCCGAGGACGAATATATATTCACAG ACTGCTTTAGAAACAAAAACTTTCATTCAAACTTTGACTATGTATACAAAGAAATTAGGCTCTACCAAGCTATATGGGGCAACAAAATTCCATCAGGCTCCACAGCGCTGGTCGAGGCTTGCCGGAACAGGGACTTGGGCATGTTGGATCTCCTTCTGAAAAGCCATGCCAGGGACGACGAGTGCAAGGCCCTCTTCATTGCGGCACACGCCAAAGATGAAATCATTGTGTCCAAGCTTCTGGCGCTCAAG GCACACCCAGACCCAGAGTTCAAGGTGAACAAAAGAGCTCTAGAAATTAAACCGAGCCAACAATTCAGTTCCTTGAGTGTCAGCAATGCCGGGGGTGTTTATTCTTCACTAGCCCCCTCCACGCCAGTCATGATTAACTGGCACGGACAGAGGTGTCTGTCTTACCTGAAG GACCAATGGCTAGTCGATGCCTCAGTAAACCTGAACCCAAAGCTGAGGTTGAGTCCACGCAACCAAGTGATTGCCCTGTATGCCATCACGCGCTTAGACATCTCAAACAATGCTCTCACGGAGTTGCCTGATATGATCTTCCAACTTCCTAGTCTGAAG ACTTTGAATGCAGCCCAGAACAAGATTGAGAAACTCCCCCCAAACATAGGACATTTTATTGACGGCACTGTTACTCTCCCGCGTAAAGGTTCCAAAAAAGAGCTTGTGATTGGTCCTTTGTCTGTGTTAGAGGAGGTTCATTTACAg GACAACAGATTAGACTCTTTACCAGATGGAATCTTTACGCTCCCTACACTCCAGCTTCTTGACGTATCCAACAACAAGTTATCCTCATTACCTTACAAGATCTGGACGGCCCCTAAGCTGAGAGAGCTCAACGCTTCCCTCAACCTCCTACACGACCTCCCTGTGCGGCCTGAGGGACAAGGTCATGACTCTG GCATGAGTTCTGATGCTGTAAGTGAGGTGAGTGATGAGGACAGCCTCTCGTCAGCCAGTGAACTACAGCTGAGTCTCATGGACGATTCCACAGATGAGTCTCCAGCACGAAGGAAGACACCAGACCACAG AGGGGTTCTCTCTCTGGGCAAGCATGGCAATGTCATCACCTGCTGCCGACGTCGAGACCTGAAACACCACAGCCTCTGGTCCAATACAGTGGAGATCCAGGAGTCTCTTGTTGGtgtcagagagacagaagaggagactATGTCCAACCTCCAGTCTCTCAACCTTTCTCACAACTCTTTTACGTCCGTTCCCAGTGGCCTGGCCTGCCTGGCTCTTTCTCTCAACCGTCTCAACCTTAGTTATAACAG ATTAAGTGAGATGGGCGCAGCCACTTGCTATCCTGTTGGGTTAAAGCAGTTGGATCTCTCTCACAACCGTATCCGAGCCTGGCCTACAGTTTCTCGTAGTGAGTCGCTGGAAAGCCTCGAGTCAACCTTGCCATCATGTTATGCCCTTGCTGAAGTATCCAGGAGTGCTAAATTTGCATGCCAAG tacAAACTAGTaaactccaccccttctccttcctcccgcctcacAATTACATAGGTCGAAAGTACAGCCAGAACCTGAACGTAAACCGCGTGAGGGGGGGCACCAGCTCCCCCTTGGGCGTCTCCCCCACCCCTGGGCTCTGTATCCACCGCCGTCACATTCGGCTTGAGTCTCTAAGGACACTCATTCTGGCCGACAACTCTCTCACACGCCTCAACCTCTACCTGGACGACAACGAGTTCTCTGTTGTTTCAGAAGTTGATGAAAACGAA GCCAGTCCCGTCCGAAGCAGTGCACCAAGGAAGTCCTGGTTGCTGTTTCCTAACCTGTCAATGTTGGATGTCAGCAACAACCTCCTCAGAGAGTTGCCAACAACACTACATGAGCTTACAAACTTGTct GTTCTCAACATATCAGGCAACACTGACATCACAGAGCTGCCCCCAGAGATGGGACTCCTCTCTAGGCTGTGGAACCTCAACACACGAGCATGCTCTCTGCAGGAGCCCTTGAAGTCCATGATTGATAGCAAGAAATACAAGACGATGGATGTGATTGGATATTTGAAG AGTATACTTGAGGATGCAAGACCATATGCCCGCATGAAGCTGATGATCGTAGGCGTGCAAGGCATTGGCAAGACATCCCTCCTAGAACAGCTCAGGCAAGAGGGTACTGGATCATACAGGAAGAAGCCAGTGgag CACTGGGCAAAGCGAATgggaaacaaaaacatcaatacccGCACCTCCAGAGGGACAAGCATGTCAACCGTTGGTGTTGATATTGGTGACTGGATATTTGAGAAGAAAGTCCGCGGTCATAGTAACTATGGCCCTGTGGTGTTCAG gACATGGGACTTTGGTGGGCAGAAAGAATACTACGCCACCCACCAGTACTTCCTTTCAAAGCGGTCCCTCTACCTGGTTGTGTGGAAGATCAGTGATGGTGAGCGAGGGGTGGCTGAGATCCTGCAGTGGCTGGTCAACATTCAG GCACGAGCTCCAAACTCTCCAGTGCTTATTGTGGGGACGCACTACGATCTAGTGAAGGAAAAGTTCCCTCCATCATGGAGTGAGGACCTCCAGCAAATGATTAGGGACAGATTCATCAATGTCATTGATGCAGATAAGCTTGGTCTCCCTCGAGTGTTGGACACCATTGAG GTGAGCTGCAAGACTCGACACAACATCAAGCTACTCTGTAACTTGATATATGATACAGTGTTCTCCCTGAAAACTCCAG GGAGCAAAGAACGCCTCCTGGAGCAGCGCATCCCAGCCTCCTATCTAGCTCTGGAGGATGTGGTTGGAGTCTTGGCCCTAGAGAGACGAGTCCAGGGCAGAGACCCAGTGTTGCCTGCAGACAAGTACCAGGCACTCGTGACTCAAGAGATGTCAGCCAGGGGTCATAGGCCTTTCAGGGACTCAGCAGAGTTGAATCAGGCCACAACATTCCTGCATGAGAATG GTGTCATGTTACATTATGAAGATGCAACACTGAAAGATCTGTACTTCCTAGATCCACAATGGCTGTGTGACATGCTAGCCCACGTCGTAACTATCAGAGAAATTAATCCTTTTGCTCGGAACG GCATAATGAAGTTAGATGACCTGAAACACGTATTCAAATCATCCACCTGCGCCCCCATGGATGCCAAGTCGTACATAGTGAACCTCCTGAACAAGTTTGAGGTTGCACTCACATGGGACAACAGGACACTGCTCATCCCGTCCCTGTTGCCATCAGAGGAGCAATTACGTAGTGGGCTCCCGGGCATGGATGTCAGGGTAAAG ATTCCAGTACGCTCAAGAGGCTGGGCTGTTCGCAGCAAAAAGTTCTCCAGCTCAACAGGCTCCACCATTGTTGGGAATTCAGCATTCTATATGACAAATGCAGATGTGAGAAAGCCAGCCAGGCCTCTCTCTTACCACGGTCTCACCACAGAAGCGATAG GGAGCCCCAAGAAGGAGTCGGAGGAAGTGGGCCTAACCCCATCAGCAGACCCCCCAGCAGTGCAAGTGACACACCGCTCAGCCCCTCATGCAGCCATCCGGAGGCTGCTGCTCATGTCCTACTTTCCATCTGGCTTTTGGTCTCGACTCATCACCCGTATTTTGGCAGACGATGCTGTCGTTGACATCATTAGGAATTACTTTGTCATGCCCAGAGAG GTGCTAAATGACCGTGATTTATCATCGGTGTTGGGAGGGCAGGCAGAGTGGGTGTGCTGGCAAACAGGCATGGAGCTCCACTATGCCCACACCACACTCTTCCGCATGAGGGAAGTTCTGCCCTTGCACATGCACTGTCAACCTTCACATGGGCCCCATACGCCCACGCATGGAGCCAGCCATACCAGTCAGCTCACGTATGACTACAAGAGCATGCGTTTCCTTGTCAGACAGGAAGGCGTGTGGTCTGATGTtgag GTAAACAACTCAGCAGTCCTAGAAATCATCCTTCCCAATGAGGCTGTGGTGATTAAACGGCCCTTGCAGGAAAATGATGCCACAAGCACGGCTGCGGACATTCTAGCCTGTGGCATTCAGTCGGTGGTCCTTGATCCAGCTCCTGAGTGTGTGGCAAAGCTCCTCTCACTTGCAGTGGACCACATTGACACTCTCTTAGAAGATTG GTACCCAACTTTAGGCACGAGGTTTGTGCATACAAGCGAGGGCAAGTTCTTGGTGACACGCCTGGTTCCATGCCCTGTGTGCCTGGAATGCCATGGGCAGCACGAGGGCCCTGGAAACCACCCTCAGGCACGGCACCTGCCTGATAACTGGGGTTCATTTGTGGAGATGAACCCTCTCTACTGCTCTATGACAGCCTCACAGATATCGCAG GGTCACCCACTTGTAGGCGTCCCATCCCCACAGCCAGGTGGAAGATCATCCACATCCTCCACTGCTgcaggtgtaggaggaggaggcactgtgggagggggagtgtcACCAGGTGGAGCAGCTATCGGGGGGAACATGTCACCTCAGCTTCCTAGACGCAGCTGGGGATCTCGGGAGTCATACACGTCTGACGGAGATAGCGGTGTTGGAGCTGAATCTACTACCTCAAG ATATTTTGTCATGAACTGCAAGTGTCGTAGTcagcatttatatatttttaattg TCGCAAGCCATCAGCCGAAGGGAGACCAGACCTCGACAACAGTGGAAACAACGAAGGAGAGACATCAGGTGGCCAAGAGGTGACACCAGTCGTCTATTCCTTCATGGTGGAGGAATGCATTCTAGCTGCTTACACTGCTCGCTCCGTGCCGTGTCCTCTCCATGCGGATCTTCTCTTGGCTCAGATTGCGCCCGACACA GTTTTCCTAGACTTAGGTGACAGGTACCTTGTTCGTCCAGAGCTGATCAAACAGGGCAAACTACTAGGCCGCGGAGGCTTTGGCTTCGTCTTCCAAGGGGCATGTCGCAACAGAGCTAGTGGGGCTCCCATGGATGTGGCCCTTAAGATGCTGCAGCCTGTTGATCCTGGAACCAGTGCCAGACAGAGTGCCATTGTTGCTTATAAG GCTGCTCAGAGCAAGTGGGAACGAGACCCCCTGCAGTACGCATGCAAGGCTTATTGCTCAGCAAGACAAGAGGTgaacattctcctctctctccgccatcCTCACATTGTTCCCTTGGTGGGCGTATGTCCGCGTCCCCTGGCCCTTGTCCTAGAGTTGGCACCCCAAGGAGCTCTTGACCAGTGTCTTAAGCATTACCAGAGATCGGGAGCCAGACTTTCCCTCCATACATTGCAAGCTGTTGTGTTACAG GTTGCCAAAGCCCTGGAGTACCTGCACGGCCAACACATCATCTATCGAGATCTAAAGAGTGAAAATGTTCTCGTGTGGGaacttcctccacctttccatcACCAGCCTCAGCCCAAAGTAGATGTCCGACTTGCTGACTATG GTATTAGTAGATCGAGTCTGCCTACTGGAACGAAGGGCTTTGGGGGCACAGAAGGATTCATGGCACCAGAGATGATGAGACACAACGGAGAAGAAGAATACACAGAAAAA GTTGATTGCTTCTCTTTCGGCATGTTCATGTACGAGCTTTTGACAACACACCAACCATATGAACATTGTGACAATGTGAAGGAGCACGTGTTGGAGGGAGGGCGGCCAGCTCTCACGCACAGG GAGACAGAATACCCCGTGTATGTGCTTGACCTGATGGTGATGTGCTGGTCACAGCAGCCGAGGCTACGACCCTCTGCATCCCAGATCGTGTCCATCGCCTCGGCACCAGAGTTTACCCACCTCCTGGACGTGGCCTCGCTTGATCACTCCCTTAATATCATGGATGCAATAAGGGTGCCACCTGTGTTGGTGAAGGATGAAG ATGGAGAATTAGTTGTGCGTGATCAAGGCAGCATCTGGGTGAGCCGTACTTCACCGCAACTGGACATGGTGGGTGCAGGTGAATGGGGTTGGGGTGCTTACACCAGCATAGAGGGGCTTCCCGACACCATAACTGCAATGTGCTGTGTTGGGGAATACGTTTGGCTAGGAGACAGTGCTGGAAATATCCATGGCTATAG CACCCGTGACTATGGGAGAGTCTTTAGCTATTGCCTCGAGCCCGATGCACCCCAGTCATCTCCTGTTCGCTCACTCTGCAGCTTGCATGCACTAGGAAGAGTTGCAGTTGCTCTTTGCAATGGACGTCTTTTCCTGTGCAGTTCAGACGTTACACCAACATCCCCTGTGCTTGGTGAAGGAAGCTTTGTTATGACTGAGTTAGCTGGATCCACACAGGAGATTCACTGTTTGGCAGTGGCCCAGACTCCTACTACATG GTCTTTATGGTGTGGAGGCAGCGAGGGGACAATGAGCATCTTTTCCCTGCGTGATGATGGCTTGGTGGTGAGCCAGGACTCTGTCTCACACTTCaccacctccacaccccctccctcaggAGATGCCTGTGATGTCCTGATCCTCCATGCACCACAGACGATCTCAGCTGTTTCTAGACACTTAAGGAATTCTATATGGTCTTATGTTTATCCAG GCTGTGTTGTATATCACTGGGATGTAAAGGAGAAGAAATTAGTTAACAGATTGGACTGTTCTAAGTTAGTTCCTTGTTCTGAAAGTCTGCAGTCCATCAGCATTGAAGAGCACCTTTCCCCTTCACAATGTCAG GTCTCAGCTGTAGCAGTGTGTGGAGGTGAGGTGTATGTGGGGACGACCTGGGGCTGTGTTGTGGTGGCTGAGGCAGAGTCCATGCGGCCCATCACAGTCTTCCGGCCCTACGAGGATGAGGTGCGAGCCATTGTCCCACTGCCACCAACATCGGTCATTGTTGAGCCAGAGTTGGGATCTGGAGATGTATCAGATAGCAGTGAAGGGGACATTGAGAGGCTGATGAACCCGGTACCACTGCTGGCTACTATTGGGAAGGGCTACCGCAATCTGCTGGGCCGGTACGCACCCATTCCCAGATCAGCACAACCCGAGCCGGGTGCCCAGAGAGCCATGTACTGCTTGCTATGGCGAGCACACCACTGGCTCAACACATGA